TGCAGGCGATCCACCGCAAGAACAAGGCGTTTTTGAACCGCCTGATCCGAAGTGTAGTGCCATCTAGAAGGCTTGTTAAGCTGGAGTTCGAACCCTCGGGTCTGGCACTGGGCTTCAAATATCCTGCAAGCAAGTATATCTACTACAACGAAGTGTTTCTGGAGTTGGATCTTTAGAGGCTTGGAAATACAAAATGAGGAATCGTTATCGGTTCCGAGAAGGCTGCCATGCGCCGGACCATTGTATCGCAGTTTTTCAATATCCATAAAACTGTCCAGATGTCAGTGCCATGCTTCGATTACATATCGGAGGGTGGCTTTTTAATTGTCATTTTACATTTATTTGAATCAAGCGTAAAATTCTATCCATTAATTAAATATCATATCTAACGCTGAATCCTTAGGGAACGGGGGAACCGAATTGCGTAACCGATAAGACTCGGGATACTGCATGGGGTGAATCCTTAGGTTTGTTTGTAAGAATAAAGGAAGGGCAATCTCACTGTCCGAATCCGTCAGCTAACCTCGTAAGCGTAGTTTGAGAGAGGATGGTCACCATGATCAATGAACATTGACTACGGAGAGTCGTGTGCCTCTGTGGTTTTTTATTTATACTTGCATTCTTTCTATGTTAAGTAAAACAACGAATATGGGAGATGATGTGTGATGCTTAAAGAAGAAGCACAAAAATTAATGGGTGAACATCGGGATGTAGGCAAATTTGTAATGCATATTGCTGAAAGAATAAACGATAAAGAACAAAGTCATTATGAGGAGGTTGCTCTGGCTCGAATAGCCGGGGATAAAGAAATAACAGGGGAATATGAAGCAGGATTTCGAAAGGGACTCGAATTATCACGTAAAGCGATTTTGGAGGTTTTGGAGGATACCATTGATGACCAGAACCACAAAGGCGATAAAAGATACAAGTCTCATTTTAAAGACGGTATCGAATAGATCCCTCATCGGCTAGATTGATTTCCTTCATTTTATAGACCAAATCGCTATCATACATTCATAAATTGAATCTAATCCATTATGAAAAAATGGAGCGCCGCGATTTGCGGGCTCCGTTTTCTAATTAACTATGGATTAGCCTAGAAGCTGGACCCCGTTGTCCGGCTTTTTGCTGCTAAGCGATGAAACAGCTGAACGGCTGTGTGAAGAAGCCAGCCCATGCTGCTCACGGCCATGACGTCGAAGGTGACATTGAATAAAAATAAATGCTTGCCTAAATCGGCTTCGCCATCGCCCAGCAAAGGAATCATAAGCGCAAATAGGCCGACTGCGCCGATTAGAAAGAAGATCTCAATGAATGTCTTCTCAGAAGCAAGCTTGGCCCGGACATATTGAATGAACGCGATCAGGTAATAGGCAAGATAAAAGCTAACGACAAACCATAGATGGTTCGGCATATAGGTGTGTTTGAATTCGCTCCAGAGGCTGAAACGATAAGATAAGGCGCCGTACGGCTGGCCCTCCGACTTCTCGAAATTGCCAAGGTAATAAGGACGAATGCTCATGCTGTTCACTGCAGCCTGCTCTAATTTACTTACCCATCTTGCTGGATGACGAAGATAAAAGAGCATCACATCTTTATGTGAAATGTTATCGTAAAAAGCGCTCTGGAGCCTTGGATCTGTCTGTTTGATCGCGGTATCGTCTTGAAAAAAGTTCGTTCCTGCCAGCACCGCAAGTTCGTCGGACAGCCCTAACTCGTGTAGATCGGTTGTCACGTGCAGAGAGTCTTTGAGGATGCCGAAGAATACGGTTTGGTACAGATTGATGTGCTTGAGCTCCTTGGGAGCGGCCAGATACACGCCTGCCGAAAGCACCAGCAAAGAAGCGGATAAGGAGAGAACCCTCCGTCGCCAAACCCTGCCTTCTTGGAGCGGCAAAAAGCGCAGTCCGAGAAGAGCGAATGCGGCCCCGATCGGTACATTTTGGATTTTCGAGCAAGCCAGAAATCCAGCAGCGATAAAATAGAACACAAGCAGCGTCAAAGACGGCGAGGGGTGCCTCACAATCACAAAGGCCAAGCTAAGCGTCAGCAGGAAAAATACGAGAGATACGGGCTCGCCGAAGAACGAGTTAAAGTAAGCCAAGTAAGCAGTGTCGAAAAAAACGAACAGAATCAAGAGCGACAAAACCGCCGTCGTAAAACCGGAAGCAACAGGTCTATATTTGAAAAACACATAGATAGCCGTAAGCATGACAAGGCTGTAAATGGCCGACAATACATGAATGTCGAACACTTCACGGCTTAGCATTCTCCCGATCAGAGAGGCTAGGACAACAAGTACGATTTGTGAGGAGAAATACCCTCCAAATTGAAAGCTTCCGTATCCATATGTGGAGTGGGCATAGCCATAATATTGATCGTGTGCCGTCTCACCTACATGTAAGAAATCAATGCCTCCTGCTCCCATTACTCTTAAAAAGTCCCCGTTATTGGCAACACCGATAAACGGCTTCGTAAATAACATCTCAAACAAAACACCGGCAGCGATAAGAACAACCACCCATTCAAGCCGAACCTTCATTTTCAAACCTACATTCTCCTTCCATACGCATATCCAGCGAATATGCAGCTTGCTAAACCGCTAACGTTACTTGCCCCCTTTTCGGCGTCGATACCAGCTCATGAGGGAAAGTCCCAAAGCAGCTGATACCATAGCTGTCTGCATATACCAACGATGATCGATCATCATGCTGGACTCCCAAGGAAACTTCATTTACGAAACAGCTCCCTTTCTACGTATTTTATTCCTAAATATGGTAATTAGCAATGTGGTGGCAGGGAGGACGAGAAACAAGGGAACCCACAAGTTCATAGGAAGCGCTTTTGTTCCGGCTTTCAGATGTTCG
This genomic window from Paenibacillus hexagrammi contains:
- the wsfD gene encoding glycan biosynthesis hexose transferase WsfD; its protein translation is MKVRLEWVVVLIAAGVLFEMLFTKPFIGVANNGDFLRVMGAGGIDFLHVGETAHDQYYGYAHSTYGYGSFQFGGYFSSQIVLVVLASLIGRMLSREVFDIHVLSAIYSLVMLTAIYVFFKYRPVASGFTTAVLSLLILFVFFDTAYLAYFNSFFGEPVSLVFFLLTLSLAFVIVRHPSPSLTLLVFYFIAAGFLACSKIQNVPIGAAFALLGLRFLPLQEGRVWRRRVLSLSASLLVLSAGVYLAAPKELKHINLYQTVFFGILKDSLHVTTDLHELGLSDELAVLAGTNFFQDDTAIKQTDPRLQSAFYDNISHKDVMLFYLRHPARWVSKLEQAAVNSMSIRPYYLGNFEKSEGQPYGALSYRFSLWSEFKHTYMPNHLWFVVSFYLAYYLIAFIQYVRAKLASEKTFIEIFFLIGAVGLFALMIPLLGDGEADLGKHLFLFNVTFDVMAVSSMGWLLHTAVQLFHRLAAKSRTTGSSF